The sequence TTATCTGGTTACACTTGAATCGGCGTGGATTATTAAAGACGTCAAATCCATGGACGACGCCGTGAGCATCGCGATCAGCGAGGCCGGGAAACGGCTCAATCCCTCAGCAAAGTTTGTGGAGATCGAGGCAGGGATGAACGCCTGCCCCTACTGTGAGGGGGAGCTGAGCAGCGCGCTCGTGGTTGCTAATACCGCCCTCGTCGGGCTCATGCTCCAGATCAAGGTCTTCCGGGCCGAGTCAGAAGAACACGCGACCCGGATAGCAAAGTCGGTCGTCGGGAAGGCGCTCCGCGACGTCCCGCTGAAGGTTCTGGAAGTGCAGGAGATATGATATCGGTCGTCGGGCATACCGCCATCGATCATCTCTTCCGGGTGCCGGACCTCCCCGGGAGGCACAACTCGACCTATATCATGGACCATAAGGTCTACTTCGGCGGCGGGGCGGCAAACATCGCGGCAGGGATAGCGACCCTCGGCGAGAAGTGCCAACTGATCTCGTCGGTCGGCGGCGATTTCCCGGGGAGCGATTATGACCGCTGGCTCCGGGATCTCGGGGTCGAGCAGGACTTTGCCGTGGTCGAGGGTGCCCGCACCGCGACCGCGTACGTCTTCACAGACGACGCCGGCGACCAGGAGACCTTCTTTGAGTGGGGCGCCTCGACCGCGTTCGCCAGTGCAGAGGCCCCTGCCCTCGACTTCGTCCATATGGCGACGGCCGACCCGGATTTCAACGTCCGGGTGGCCGAGAAGAGCACATTCGCCTCCTTTGACCCGGGCCAGGACCTCCTCTGCTACACCCCGGACCAGCTCGAGATCATCCTCGCGAACATCGAGATCCTCTTCTCAAACAACCACGAGATGGACCGGATGTGCGATATGCTCGGGCTGGAGCGCGCAGCGCTCATCGCGTCGGTTCCCATGGTGGTCACGACCCGGGGGGCTGAGGGGAGCATGCTCTACATGGAGGGCGAGGAGTACCCCGTCCCGGCAGTCAGGGTGGAGGCGGTCGACCCCACCGGCGCCGGCGACGGTTACCGGGCCGGGTTCCTCACGGCGTTTTGGAAAGGCTACGCCCCGCTCGACTGCTGTCGTGCGGGGGCGGTGGTCTCGTCCTTCGTCGTTGAGCAGGTGGGCACCCAGACGAACCTCCCTGACTGGGACCGGATGCTTGGGCGCTACCGGAAGGTCTTTGGCGAACCCGGGCAAATAATTGCCTGAATTATGGGGTGCACAGCGCTGATCGCCGGCCGTGAAGTGCCGGCATCCGGGGGCGCCTGATGGAGTCCGGCCCTGATGTGCGCGTTGAGCGGCTCACCCGGTACCTCTTCTCGGCCCCGTCCTGGCCGCGATCGCTCGGTATCATCATCGTGCTCGGGCTCCTCATCGACGGGGCCGCATACCGGGCCGGGAACGACTACTTCCTGGTCGGCACCCTCGGGTTCTCGGTCCCGGCACTGGTCGCCTTCCTGCTGACGGTACCGCTGGTGAGGGCTTCCGGCCGGGTCATAACCCACAACCGGTCTGCCCTCCTTGCCCTGACCTGCACGGTCCTCTCTGTGATCCTGAGCCTTGCTCCGGCACTGATCTTCGGTCTTGCGCTCTTTCCCGCGCTCTACGCGGGCGCACTCGGCCTGGTCTTCGGCCTCCGGGTGCTGGTCCTCGTTGCCGTGGCCGACTACCGGATCACCAGGATGGTAATCCCAGCGTTTATCCAGAGCGGAGCCGGGATTGCGGTCGGAGCCTGGATCTTCGACCCCGGGTTCGTCCCCTACGCCCTCCTCCTCCAGGTGGTCTTCGGGCTGGTCTTCGTCTTCCTGATCTGGCTGATCGAGCGGCCGCTGAAGAGGGCGTTTCAGATCAGCGGGCTCAACTTCCTCAATACCTTCATCGCCCACCTGACCGACGGCTCAAAGAGCATGGAGGACTTCTTCCGCGAGATCGGCGAGGAGGTCTACGTCCAGCAGGCCTCGCTCTTCTTCTCCCGCGACCGGGGGCGGGACGTTCTCTTCACGGTCCCAAACGTCCACCCCGGCCCGATGGGGGATGTCGGCGGCGGCAACCTCCCCCGGGTTCTCCACGACTCGTTTGAAGCGGAGACGCTGGTCGCTCACGGGTGCGCCACCCACGACTTCAACCTGGTCTCTGAGAGCGAGATTCAAAAGGTCGTCAGCGCCGTTGAGGCGTCCCGGGAGGGGATCTGTTACTCGACGGTCGCGAGCCAGCCGGTCAGGGTCTCTTCCGGTTCTGTGGAGATCCTCTGCCAGCGGTTCGGGGATGCCCTCCTGATGGTGAGCACCCGGTCTCCGGAACGGACCGAGGACCTCGATTATGCGATCGGGATGACGATCATGGCGGAGGGGCGCGGATCCTTCTCCCATGTCGCCTTCGTGGACGCCCACAACTGCATGACCAGCGTGGGCTCCCCGGTCCTCCCGGCGACGCGGATCGCGACCGAGTACATGAAGGCCGCACGCGAGGGGTTCCGTGTCGCGCGGGACCTGCCGCTTGAGCCGCTCGCGGTCGGGGTCTCGCATGTCCGTGTCCCGTTCTCCCGGGAGCAGGGGTTCGGGTCGCTCGGGGTGCAGGTCCTGGCGACTGAGGCCGGGGGGAAACGGGCCGCCTACGTCCTGATCGACGGGAACAACGTGGATGCGGGCGTCAGGGAGCCCCTGCTTGATGTGGTGCTCAAATTGGTGGACGAGGGGGAGATCATGACCACCGATACGCACACGGTGAACACGGTCAGCGGGAAGAACCCGGTCGGCTACAGGGTTCCGGTGGAGGAGATCATCCCGTACGTGGAGCAGGCGGTCCGGGAGGCGGTCGAGGATCTTGCCCCGGCTCGGGTCGGGGCGGCAACTGCCTCGTGCGAGGGGGTCGTTGTCTTCGGGTCGCAGCGGGTCTCGCAGCTCGCAAGCACCGTGAACGCGATGCTCGCGTTCATCGCCCCGATCAGTTTCATGATCCTGGTGCTCGCGTTCCTGCTCTCGGTCTTTGCGTATATTATGTTGCAGTAGTACATCGATTCTCAATTACCGGCACTCTCAACGGACAGTACTTCGCTCATTTCGGCATCTGAAATCGACCAATGCAGCCTCGCATAGCGACCTAAAACGGGATCGGCAGCACCCGGGCACCGGACTTCGCGGGCAACGCGTGAGAGCGCGAGAGGCCATATTGCTATCTTCGCTCATTAACTCACGCGGGAGAACGCGAAGGGAGGTCGATGGTTCACCCTCTTGAAGATTACCTCAACCGTTTTAGCGAAGTACTGCCGGAGGAGATCGATCGTGTTTCGCACTGCCCGGGAGTTTGCATCCCCGGGTATCCTCATGCACCGTCCCCGCCCCCCCAATAGCGATATTCCCACGATCCACTCCATGGGGAGATCCCGTAGGGGAACCGGATACGGCTCATCCCCGGATATCGCAAGCACTGCCCCCGCCACCGGGTGGGGGAACGGAGAGGAGCGCTATGGATGGGATGGGACGAAGGCCGGATATGGTCTGTTCGTCTGGAATCGATGCAGTAGTGGAGCGGTTACGGGTGCTGCCGGATCGCGCCTTTTACCTGTCGGCGGCAGGAACGAGATTCTGCCGGCCCCGGTTATCAGGAGGAATCCTCATATATTGTCGTAAACGTTCTCTCGCTTCCCAACCTTGATGACATATACAATCATCGCCTCATCGCTTAAATCCATGATGACGCGATATTTTCCTACCCGCAACTTGAAATATGGAGATCCGTGCAGTTGTTGCAGGCGATCCGGGTGGTTGTCACAGGTTCTCTCGACGGTCGCGATAATCCTTGCAGCGGTCTCGCGTGGGAGACGTTTCAGGCCTTTAAGGGCCTTTTCGGTCCAGATCACCGCGTAGGGCATTCAATCGATTCCGAGTTCCCTCATCAGTTCTTTTGTCGTGTAAACCCTCCCTGCCTTGATATCCTCAATTGCCTCCTCGATATCGCGGATATCTTCCTCCGTCAGTTCTTCGGCGGCTTCTTCCAGCGCATCCCGGGTGAGACGATCGATCACCTCGTTGTACGTCTCCTGGGGATACTTCTTCAGCTTATCCAGCCGCCCCTTCACTTCCGGAGCCACCCTGATCGTTGCTTCCACTGGCATACACTATACTACACTGCAAGGGGACATCAAGATTTCCAGCAGGAATTGAAGCCTGATCATCACGGCGGTAAGGATTGTTCTCTCTGCCAGCCACTCTCCTTCTCAGGCATCGGCCGCCTCCACTCCGGCCCACCTGAGGATAAACCGGTAATCCTCCCCGGGAATATCGCGCATGGCCTGCCGGAGGTGGCCGGACCACATCTTCTTGTTCGTGATGAGCGTGAGGTCCCCGATCAGGGGTTTGAATTCGAGGGGCCCGGCAAAGGCCGCGACCGGCCGGACGTTCATACGGAAGGGGGAGACCTCGCCGCCCATCTGCGGCCGCATTCATGACAGTTTCCATTATCAGTTGTTTCATAGAGCACTACCCAAAATACTGCCGGAGAAGATCCGTGATTTCGTCATGGAACTTGCTTCCCCCGTCCTTACGTTTTTGCTGGATCTCCTGCACAATCAGGCCGTGCTGGTTCTGGCAACATCACGCATAGCCACGAAGAGCGCGGAAAGTGGTGGGATGGGTATGCTCTTCCCTTTGCGGCCTTCCGCGCGGGTCAACCCGGGGCTGCCGGCTGCCCGGAGAGCAGCCGGACGCGAATACCCGGCATTTTTTTGTCGGGACGCCCAATACTGGGTACATGGTTTACCGGTTTTCTGGTCGGATGGGGCGGGTCCCGGAGTCGTTCCTTGATGAGCTCTTCCGGGTCTCGGCGGTCCCCGGGGTGATCTCGTTTGCCGGAGGGCTGCCGGGCTCTGCCTACATCGACGTCGAGGGGCTCCGCGATGCTGCCCGGACGGTCTTTTCTGAAGACGGGCGGACGGCGCTTCAGTACACGACGACCGACGGCTACCTGCCGCTCCGGGAGTTCATCGCCGACCGCTACCGGCGGAGGCTTGGCCTCCCGGCGACGCCTGAGGAGATCCAGATCGTGAACGGGTCCCAGCAGTGCCTTGACCTGGTCGCAAAGATCTTCCTCGACCCCGGGGACGCTGTCGGGATGGAGCGGCCCGGCTACCTCGGCGCGATCGAGGCCTTCTCCCTCTACGAGCCGGTCTTCTGCGCGGTCCCGCTCGTGGAGGACGGGCCTGATCTGGATGCGTTTGCGGCGCTTGTCCGGGAGTATGCCCCGAAGTTCTTCTACGGTATCCCGAACTCCCAGAACCCCTCCGGGAGGACGTATTCGCAGGAGAAGCGCCGTGGCGTCGCCGAGATCCTCGAGGGCACAGAGACGGTCTTCTACGAGGACGACGCCTTCGGGGAGCTCTTCTTCGACGGGAAGCCCCGGCCGCCGGTGAAGCGCTACCTCCCTGACTTGGGTATCATGTCGGGGTCGTTCTCGAAGATCGTCGCCCCTGGTATGCGGATCGGCTGGCTATACGCGCCCGAGCCGATCCTCAGGGAGTTCAACGTCGCAAAACAGGCTGCCGACCTCCACTCGAACTTCCTCTGCCAGGTGATCCTGCACCGGTACCTTGCGACCCACGACCTCGACGCCCACGTCGCCCGTGTCTCTGCCGTCTACGGCAGGCAGTGCCGGCTGATGTGCGACCTCCTCGACGACCTGATGCCGCCGGGGGTGACCCACACCGTCCCTGAGGGGGGGATGTTCATGACGGCAGCCCTGCCTGACGGGGTCTCGTCGATGGACGTCTTCCGCGAGGGTGTCCGCGAGGGCGTCGCGGTCCTCCCGGGGGTGCCGTTCTACGTGAACGGCGGCGGGGAGGATACGATCCGCCTGAACTTCTCGGCGGTGGGCGAGGAGGAGATCACGGAGGGGATGCACCGGCTGGCCCGGGTGGTGCGGCGGCTGGCGTGAGGGGCGTCGGGCTTAATACGTTTCGTTGATAATAGGTATGGGTACTCAGGTACTTCTTCGCGCGAGGGTAGCCAAGCCCGGCCAAAGGCGGTGGACTTAAGATCCACTCCCGCAGGGGTCCGTGGGTTCGAATCCCATCCCTCGCATTCCGGTTTTGTGCGGTATCGAAAATCTCTTATGGGACTCCGGCAATAGTCTCTGTGTTATACGCGCTACTGTCCCCCTTTGGGACGGTAGTTTGTTCTTTTTGCACCGTGCTACCCTTAAGGCCTGCAACCATAGGATTCCGGGAAATTGACGCTGGTACCTGGAAGTATGTGCAGGAAAAATCCGACCGGAGCCCAGACACCCCGCTCTCACGCCCAGCATACCCTGTTCTCTACGGCGATCCGCTCCCAATCGCAAAGATTGACAGCACATCCCACCTAATTCCCAAGAGTACAACCATGACCGGCATCGAAGCGGATGTCAGGGAGATCAAGGAGAGCATCAGGGCGCTCACCGAAAAGATCGACGTTCTCCTCCATGATAGGGAGACCCTGGCGATGATGAAACTCTCTGAACAGTCGCTCTCCAGATTTCTCTCCGAGGAGCCCGACCTCTATACTGTCAGGGAAGGACTGGGGGCGGTGGACCTAGGATCTGTTCTCACAGGAGTCCGCGGGTTGAATTCTATTCGTCAGGGGATTGATAAACATCAGAATGACAGACAACTTTAATGAAGTAGTTTCTATTCAGGAGATGTTACTTTATGAACTTTTAGAATTTTCCAATCGGTCACAATTCTCCTTTTTCTCAGTTTCTTTCTTTGATATTCAGCAATTATCTTCGTGCCATTTGTGAAAATATATCCCCCAGAATAAACACTTTGTAAAAAATTTTCATCCAATACTTCAGCCCCAAAATCATCTTTTCCGCTGTTATTTAAACTAAATCGCCAACCGGTTGGCTTACCATTCAAATTTGATTGTGTCACTGTAAGTTCTGCTACATCGACTATGTCCTCAAGGTCCTCTGGGTCTGGAGGAGAGAATATTTCTTTTTCGCTATCCGTAATTACTTCAGTTGGATGCTCTTCACTCGAAAAGCCTATCTCACATATCCCATTTTCGAAAAGAGGCCTCACAACGTCATTCATACCTTCGCGTACGTTTTTATTTTGATATATTTTTACAGTTGAATTACTGGCGATAAAGACATCTCCACTTACAGTCATGATCTTTATATACTCTGGATTTATTTTCTCAGTTTTACTAATCATTTCTCCCTTAGTAGATCTATACAATCGGATCAGAGAATTCGCAGCAACCCCTGCAAAACCGAGAATCCCGGCAACATTCGCTATTCCTTGAAATGAATTTGAAGTGACAAGGGTAACAATATCTACCGAAAACGAACTGGGGGTAAATGAACCTCGAACATGCACTTCGATTTTTGAAAACGGTCCATTTACTATTGCATTAGATTCCTTTAGGACAGAATGAATGCCTGATAGGGATTCAGATAGGATTTTTGCATCAATTTCGTGTGATTTTAGTGCTTCCCCGTCGTAAGTCACCTTGAAGCAATATTTCTTCTTATCTGGCCATGATAGACCGTCCATAGCGTTGATTTTTCGTTGGTCCCTGAAATGCCTTTCTATTTAAGTTCCTTGTTTTATTCATTCTAATCGTTTACACATATGCTTTGGTGCGCGTAAACAGGCTCACCTTTAAGGTCGGGGCAGTTTGGGGCTCCCGGTACTCGAGTTACATCTCCTCCGGGAGTGGCGTTCCTTTGAGGAGGCGGACCCCTTCTCCGTCATCTCCTGCACGTGAAAATAGCATGATGATCGTTATAATGGAGGAATTCAGCAGAGCCGATATTTCGTATGCGGAATGGGAAAAGGTGTGATTCTCCATGGGACGCTGCACTACACGAAGGGTGCTAAGATCGGCTAGCAGAGATATTTATTTTAAGGCAAAAATGGGAGCCGGATTACTTATGTTTACCAGTCGAGCCTGTGGCCAATACAGTCTCATAGACGTTTTAGGATGTTCTCAAATTTAAGAAACCCACTTATAATAAGTCAAATCCTTTATATCTGCTGTTAGATATAGTTAGCCAATGATCCCAGGGAAGGGCTGGTGCGCACAAGCAGAATTAAAAAGATTCACGCAGACCGCCAATAGCCCTGAGGCCATAGGTGTGGGCGCCCGGCATGGGAAAAAGATTCCTGCTCCACCCGATCCTATGTCTCTCTCCTCAGCGAAGGCATTCATAAAAAATTTGATCTATGAATGGTTTAAAGAAAAACAGATTCAATATAACCTTTGAATCTATGAGATACAGAAGGTACGCAGAACTTGCTCAGGTGCTCTCTGCCCTGTATTTCTCCGGTTCCGAGGAGAAAACCGTTGGGTGGATGACATGAAGTTACTGGAGTTGCGAGTGTGACAATTGAGACATCGGAGCACCAGACCTATCGCATCTTCATTTCGCATGCGAAGAGCGATGAGAGAATAGCAATCGCACTCAAGAATCTCATCGAATTGCTCTTTCATGAGCGCGTCGATATATTTGTATCATCAGATGAAAAAAGCATCCCTCTGGGAAAGCAGTGGTTTGATATCATCACCTCCGCGCTCAACCAAGCAGACAGTGTACTCATTCTCTGTTCCCCAGAGTCCGTAAAGCGATCATGGATAAATTTCGAACTCGGTGGAGCATACTTCCTTGGAAAAGATGTCATTCCTATCTGCATCAAGGAAATGAAGTTTGAAGATCTTCCATCGCCATGCAATCTCTTCCAGGGTATTGCCGGAACTGATTACCCTCGATTAATACACTTTTTAGGTGAGATTGCGCAACATATCGGCTGCCAATTCCGCAGAATCGATATTGAAAACACAGACTACCACTTCGCTGTTCATGGTTTGTCTTCTGAGCAGAATGAGGACGCATATTTCACCGTATCTGGAGGAGGGGTATACAACAGGGGAGCACCGTTGTATCTCTCTGGTACCATTACAGACGGGAGTGGAATCCTTACGATCAAAATAATGAGCGCATCTAACCCTTACAAATCGATCAGAGACGTGAATGTCGCAGTGCAGAACGATCAAAGTTTTGAGGTCACCATCGGCACTTCAGGCCTCTCACCAGGACAGTACTTTGTCTTCGCAGAGACACAGCGAGGGTACATAGCAAAATTGACATTTTTGATTACCCAACCCTCTTGATAAAGAAAATGTAATCTGAACCTTTTGAACCTTTTTGAGGACTGACCATGCCTGAAGAAAAGGTTGTTGTTGTATTGCTGTTTCTTGTGTTAATTTCCAAACTTGTGGGTGGGGGATATGATGCCGAAGGGCTGCATCGCTCCAATGGGACACAGAGTTCTGGCGGTTCGGAACAGTGCTGGGGATAGGAGCGCTGGGGCACGGTGTTAAAGTTCCCCGGCAAACGCTTTCTGGAGGAGGCTGGGGATGAGGTCTTCGAGATCATTTTTTGATGTTATCTGGAGGTGTTGAATCTCCTTGATCTTCCCATTGAGAGCACTTAAATTGGCTAAAAGTTGTCTTTGCTCAAAGAGGGTAGGGACTGGAATTGTAAAATTTAAGAGACTTTCAGTGGGCAGTCGGCGGGTGCCATGCCCTGACTTCTCCACAAGGCTCAACAATTTATCGTTATAAATCCACAGGCACGCACACAAATATTCAGGTAATAATGAATCATTTACGACAAGTCCTTTCATATCCTGATTAATTACTGCCCTATTTTTTAGCACTGCTGAAGGAACTGTATGTACCATAATCATCCCCCGTACGACGATAAGCACTGTATCTGGCTCTAAAAGTTTGATATTTGTTTCTTTGAGGGCATTCTCAGTAATATGAGCGTCAGAGTCAAGTATCTCTTTATTCTTCATGTTTTTAGGTCGAACCCAGGGTATTGAACCATCCCAATAGTCTGGATTGCTCTTTGAAGGCGTTCCTCCACTTATAATGTCACATAATGTAGCGATAGATTTGTGGGGATAATCCTTCTTGTTAAGATACTCTTGCGCGGAGGTTTTTTTAAACACTTTGATAGCCTCCATTGCCGCCTCCCGCTGCCGCCGCGCCTCATCGATCCGCTCCATCAGGCGATCAAGGATGGCGGCGACGCGCTGCTGTTCGTTGAGGGGAGGGAGGGGGAATGTGATATTAGGTAGTTCTTTTGGTTTCAGTCGCTCTCGACCACTTGTGCCATGCGAATGGCTTCGGCATTCATCCCAGAAATCCTGATATTTAACATACCATGCGATGTAGGGCGGAAAGACCTTCGTTAAGTCAAACTCAACGACAGGGAAATCGTTAGTTACGACGGCACCGTCTAGATGTTTTGGGACTATCCCTGCTGAACCCTTTTGTGCCCATATTCGATTGATTAGCAGGTCATTCTCACGTATCCGGTACATCTTTTTAGCGGCAATTTCATGCCCTTTTTTAATTTCCCGCCCATAAACTCCCAAACCATACAGTTTACATCCAACTGTTTGGTACATCTCAGTGGGCTCAATCGGTACTTCGCGTTTTACGATTTTCCCGATCTTCCTGAGTGGGACGCGTTCAATGTTATCTGACAACTTCCCACTCCTTCCCAATCTCTGCCTGGATCTCCCGCATCAGTTCCACAATCCGCTGCTCCTTCCCAAGGATAGACGCCACGATCTCCCCCGGCTCCCGGAGGTCCTCGACTACTCCTTCATTTGGGTTTTTCACATCCAGGTTGTAGTCATTCGCAGCAATGTCCGCAACCGAAACCCGCCAGGCGTGCTCGTTCTCTTCCCGGTTGTTCCACCACGCGAGCACCGGCCGAAACTCCGTGAATCGCAGGGGCTTGGTCTTCGTGTACTGCTTCCTCCCCTCCGGGAGCGGAAGGGCGTAATACCAGATCTCCTCGGTCGGCCCGCCGTGATCGAAGAAGAGCAGGTTTGTCTCGATATCGGTGTAGGGGGCAAAGACTCCTTTCGGGAGCCGGACAATCGTATGCAGGTTGAACTCCCGGAGGAGGTCCTCCTTGATCCGGGCCGCAACACCGGCACCGAAGA is a genomic window of Methanoculleus bourgensis MS2 containing:
- a CDS encoding DUF555 domain-containing protein — protein: MSDYLVTLESAWIIKDVKSMDDAVSIAISEAGKRLNPSAKFVEIEAGMNACPYCEGELSSALVVANTALVGLMLQIKVFRAESEEHATRIAKSVVGKALRDVPLKVLEVQEI
- a CDS encoding carbohydrate kinase family protein, translating into MISVVGHTAIDHLFRVPDLPGRHNSTYIMDHKVYFGGGAANIAAGIATLGEKCQLISSVGGDFPGSDYDRWLRDLGVEQDFAVVEGARTATAYVFTDDAGDQETFFEWGASTAFASAEAPALDFVHMATADPDFNVRVAEKSTFASFDPGQDLLCYTPDQLEIILANIEILFSNNHEMDRMCDMLGLERAALIASVPMVVTTRGAEGSMLYMEGEEYPVPAVRVEAVDPTGAGDGYRAGFLTAFWKGYAPLDCCRAGAVVSSFVVEQVGTQTNLPDWDRMLGRYRKVFGEPGQIIA
- a CDS encoding DUF2070 family protein; amino-acid sequence: MESGPDVRVERLTRYLFSAPSWPRSLGIIIVLGLLIDGAAYRAGNDYFLVGTLGFSVPALVAFLLTVPLVRASGRVITHNRSALLALTCTVLSVILSLAPALIFGLALFPALYAGALGLVFGLRVLVLVAVADYRITRMVIPAFIQSGAGIAVGAWIFDPGFVPYALLLQVVFGLVFVFLIWLIERPLKRAFQISGLNFLNTFIAHLTDGSKSMEDFFREIGEEVYVQQASLFFSRDRGRDVLFTVPNVHPGPMGDVGGGNLPRVLHDSFEAETLVAHGCATHDFNLVSESEIQKVVSAVEASREGICYSTVASQPVRVSSGSVEILCQRFGDALLMVSTRSPERTEDLDYAIGMTIMAEGRGSFSHVAFVDAHNCMTSVGSPVLPATRIATEYMKAAREGFRVARDLPLEPLAVGVSHVRVPFSREQGFGSLGVQVLATEAGGKRAAYVLIDGNNVDAGVREPLLDVVLKLVDEGEIMTTDTHTVNTVSGKNPVGYRVPVEEIIPYVEQAVREAVEDLAPARVGAATASCEGVVVFGSQRVSQLASTVNAMLAFIAPISFMILVLAFLLSVFAYIMLQ
- a CDS encoding type II toxin-antitoxin system RelE family toxin, with amino-acid sequence MPYAVIWTEKALKGLKRLPRETAARIIATVERTCDNHPDRLQQLHGSPYFKLRVGKYRVIMDLSDEAMIVYVIKVGKRENVYDNI
- a CDS encoding DUF7557 family protein, which produces MPVEATIRVAPEVKGRLDKLKKYPQETYNEVIDRLTRDALEEAAEELTEEDIRDIEEAIEDIKAGRVYTTKELMRELGID
- a CDS encoding EVE domain-containing protein, producing MRPQMGGEVSPFRMNVRPVAAFAGPLEFKPLIGDLTLITNKKMWSGHLRQAMRDIPGEDYRFILRWAGVEAADA
- a CDS encoding aminotransferase-like domain-containing protein: MVYRFSGRMGRVPESFLDELFRVSAVPGVISFAGGLPGSAYIDVEGLRDAARTVFSEDGRTALQYTTTDGYLPLREFIADRYRRRLGLPATPEEIQIVNGSQQCLDLVAKIFLDPGDAVGMERPGYLGAIEAFSLYEPVFCAVPLVEDGPDLDAFAALVREYAPKFFYGIPNSQNPSGRTYSQEKRRGVAEILEGTETVFYEDDAFGELFFDGKPRPPVKRYLPDLGIMSGSFSKIVAPGMRIGWLYAPEPILREFNVAKQAADLHSNFLCQVILHRYLATHDLDAHVARVSAVYGRQCRLMCDLLDDLMPPGVTHTVPEGGMFMTAALPDGVSSMDVFREGVREGVAVLPGVPFYVNGGGEDTIRLNFSAVGEEEITEGMHRLARVVRRLA
- a CDS encoding toll/interleukin-1 receptor domain-containing protein, which codes for MTIETSEHQTYRIFISHAKSDERIAIALKNLIELLFHERVDIFVSSDEKSIPLGKQWFDIITSALNQADSVLILCSPESVKRSWINFELGGAYFLGKDVIPICIKEMKFEDLPSPCNLFQGIAGTDYPRLIHFLGEIAQHIGCQFRRIDIENTDYHFAVHGLSSEQNEDAYFTVSGGGVYNRGAPLYLSGTITDGSGILTIKIMSASNPYKSIRDVNVAVQNDQSFEVTIGTSGLSPGQYFVFAETQRGYIAKLTFLITQPS
- a CDS encoding restriction endonuclease subunit S, translating into MYQTVGCKLYGLGVYGREIKKGHEIAAKKMYRIRENDLLINRIWAQKGSAGIVPKHLDGAVVTNDFPVVEFDLTKVFPPYIAWYVKYQDFWDECRSHSHGTSGRERLKPKELPNITFPLPPLNEQQRVAAILDRLMERIDEARRQREAAMEAIKVFKKTSAQEYLNKKDYPHKSIATLCDIISGGTPSKSNPDYWDGSIPWVRPKNMKNKEILDSDAHITENALKETNIKLLEPDTVLIVVRGMIMVHTVPSAVLKNRAVINQDMKGLVVNDSLLPEYLCACLWIYNDKLLSLVEKSGHGTRRLPTESLLNFTIPVPTLFEQRQLLANLSALNGKIKEIQHLQITSKNDLEDLIPSLLQKAFAGEL